In a genomic window of Octadecabacter temperatus:
- the choV gene encoding choline ABC transporter ATP-binding protein: MKAVEFKDVSIVFGDKPESALPLMDEGGERAEIQQATGQVLGVHNCSLDVDAGEILVLMGLSGSGKSTLLRAVNGLNPVVRGGVVVHDGDWACEVGTAPAKDLRKLRRECVSMVFQQFGLLPWRTVRDNVGLGLELAGMSKADKARKVDEQLELVGLSDRATALVGELSGGMQQRVGLARAFVTDAPILLMDEPFSALDPLIRTRLQDELLDLQQRLNRTIIFVSHDLDEAFKIGNRIAIMEGGRIVQCGTPREIFSQPANGYVADFVANMNPLGVLCARDVMIDGSGGHEVDAETPVSQVIDDLCEFGALTVTENGTALGQITQRSVLARISPREVG; encoded by the coding sequence ATGAAAGCTGTTGAATTCAAAGATGTTTCCATCGTTTTCGGCGATAAGCCAGAAAGCGCACTGCCGCTGATGGACGAAGGCGGCGAGCGCGCCGAAATTCAGCAAGCCACAGGGCAGGTTTTGGGCGTGCACAACTGTTCGCTCGACGTAGATGCTGGGGAAATCCTTGTACTGATGGGCCTGTCCGGGTCCGGAAAATCCACGCTATTGCGCGCAGTGAATGGATTGAACCCCGTGGTGCGTGGCGGCGTGGTTGTGCACGATGGTGACTGGGCCTGCGAAGTCGGCACCGCCCCCGCCAAAGACCTGCGCAAACTGCGTCGCGAATGTGTGTCGATGGTGTTTCAACAGTTCGGCCTGCTGCCGTGGCGCACTGTGCGCGACAACGTGGGGCTTGGCCTTGAGCTTGCAGGGATGAGCAAGGCTGACAAGGCGCGTAAGGTAGACGAGCAACTTGAACTCGTCGGCCTTTCGGACCGCGCGACTGCGCTGGTTGGGGAACTTTCTGGCGGTATGCAGCAACGTGTGGGCTTGGCCCGTGCATTCGTAACCGACGCCCCGATCTTGCTGATGGATGAACCGTTTTCCGCGCTCGACCCACTGATCCGAACCCGTCTGCAGGATGAATTGCTAGACCTGCAACAACGCCTGAACCGCACCATCATATTCGTAAGCCACGATCTTGATGAAGCGTTCAAAATCGGCAATCGCATTGCGATCATGGAAGGCGGGCGCATCGTCCAATGCGGCACTCCGCGTGAGATTTTCAGCCAACCCGCGAACGGGTACGTCGCGGACTTCGTGGCCAATATGAATCCGCTTGGCGTGTTGTGCGCGCGTGATGTCATGATTGACGGATCAGGCGGACATGAGGTCGATGCTGAAACGCCTGTCTCCCAAGTGATTGATGATCTTTGCGAATTTGGTGCGCTGACGGTCACGGAAAATGGCACCGCACTGGGACAAATCACCCAGCGCAGCGTCTTGGCGCGGATCAGCCCACGCGAGGTGGGTTAA
- the choW gene encoding choline ABC transporter permease subunit yields MSIFQSIGNGIVAFLNGILWCLTALWDFAFWLVPALIWFVTWLPQRLLGLTDEKLPVGVTARAGFDYVKDGAAPFLDGFSDLTEAFIEFLLALLLRPPGVNWLGGRGFEPYIPGWTEDTHAFLIVALFALLAYVLHRKITVTLLIIVGFLFIIDQGYFEETAESLSLVLSACVVCMSIGVPIGIAVAHRPRLYAWMRPVLDLMQTLPTFVYLIPAIVFFGIGMVPGLIATVIFVLPAPIRLTQLGISSTPNELLEAADAFGATKRQKLFKVELPSALPQIMAGLNQTIMLSLSMVVIAALVGADGLGVPVVRALNTVDTAKGFESGLIIVVVAIMLDRLLRIGAKR; encoded by the coding sequence ATGAGTATTTTTCAAAGCATCGGGAATGGGATTGTCGCATTTCTAAATGGCATTCTATGGTGTCTCACGGCGCTTTGGGACTTCGCATTTTGGCTCGTCCCTGCCCTCATTTGGTTCGTCACATGGCTACCGCAACGCTTGCTTGGCCTCACGGACGAGAAGCTTCCCGTAGGCGTCACAGCCCGTGCGGGGTTTGATTACGTCAAGGACGGCGCAGCACCCTTCTTGGATGGATTTTCCGACCTAACCGAAGCCTTCATCGAATTCCTTCTGGCGTTGTTGTTGCGCCCACCAGGGGTAAACTGGCTCGGCGGGCGCGGCTTTGAACCCTATATTCCAGGATGGACCGAAGACACCCACGCCTTTCTAATCGTCGCGCTTTTCGCGCTGCTCGCTTACGTCTTGCACCGCAAAATCACCGTGACGCTTCTGATCATCGTCGGTTTCTTGTTCATCATCGACCAAGGCTACTTTGAAGAAACCGCTGAAAGCCTCAGCCTCGTGCTGTCCGCCTGCGTCGTTTGTATGTCTATCGGAGTGCCCATCGGCATCGCCGTCGCGCACCGTCCGCGCCTTTATGCGTGGATGCGCCCTGTATTGGATCTGATGCAAACGCTACCAACGTTCGTTTACCTCATCCCCGCAATTGTATTTTTCGGTATCGGCATGGTGCCCGGATTGATCGCCACGGTGATCTTCGTGCTCCCTGCCCCGATCCGCCTAACCCAGCTTGGGATTTCCTCAACGCCAAATGAATTGCTTGAAGCAGCAGATGCGTTCGGTGCGACCAAGCGGCAAAAGCTGTTCAAGGTCGAACTCCCCTCTGCCTTGCCCCAGATCATGGCTGGATTGAACCAAACCATCATGCTGTCCCTGTCTATGGTCGTCATCGCAGCGCTTGTCGGCGCGGATGGTTTGGGCGTGCCAGTTGTGCGCGCGTTGAACACCGTTGATACGGCCAAAGGGTTCGAAAGCGGACTCATCATCGTAGTGGTCGCCATCATGCTCGACCGGTTGCTGCGTATAGGAGCGAAACGATGA